A window of Kribbella sp. NBC_00382 genomic DNA:
ATCGGCGCCACACGGTCCGGAGGGGCTACTTCTCGTCCAGGCCGTCGGGGCGGAGCGGGACGAGTTCGCGGGCCTCGTCGTACGTCGTACCGGTCAGCTCGAGCAGGTCGACGATGACCGAGCGCATCTGGCCGAGGACGACGACGGCGGAGAGGCCGGGCGGCGTCGGGAGTACGGCGGTACGGCGGCCGAGTTCGCCCAGGACGCGGTGGGCCGCGACGTCGGCGGCCGGCTCGAAGAGGGACTCGGCGATGAGGCGGGTGCCGTCGGCAAGACGGTCGAGCAGCATCGGGTACTCGTCGGGCATGCGCTCGTCGCGCCATACGGAGACTGCTACCCGGCGTACCAGGACCCTGATGTTGCGGATCGCGCGGTCGAGCGGGATGACCAGGTCGGCGATCTCCTGGACGCGGCCGCGGTGACGGCGGCGGAACGGGGAGAGCCGGACGACTGCTACGCCCTCGGCGGCTGCGCTGCGCAGGTCGTCGAGCAGGCTCTCGCTCTCGCGGGCCCGGCGGAGGGCGTCCGTGACGGCGTCGTGGTCGTCCAGGCGGAGACCGTCGGCGGTCTCGATCAGGATGGCCGAGAGCTCGTTCAGGACGCTGGTGGCTTGTTGCCGGGGGCGACGAATCGCGGCGGCTGGGGCGATGGTTGCGGCGGCAAGGGCGACCAGGCCGCCGAGGACCGCGTCCAGCCAGCGGTTGAAGGCGGCGCCGTCGGTGGGCAGCAGGGTGGTCACGATCGCGGCCTGTACGCCGGCCTGGGTGGCCATCAGGGTGCCGGCGCCGAGCAGGACGGCGATGCTCATCGCGAGCGCTATGACGAAGACGAGCTGGAGTACGCCGGTACCGAAGACGCGGACGAACAGGTCGCCGACGCCGACTCCTACCGCGACGCCGACCATCACCTCGGCGACGCGGCGCAGGCGCTGGCCGAAGCTGAAGCCGAGGCAGACCATCGCGGCGACCGGGGCGAAGAATGGTTGCTTGTGGCCAAGGGCATAGCGGGCGATCGCCCAGGCGGTGGCGGCGGCCAGGGCGCACTGGGCGATGAAGAAGGCTCGGCTGCGCCAGCGGTCGATCCGGCGGTGCACGGAGGCGGCGGAGCGCCGGGCGGCGCGAGGGGCGATGTCGTCGCGGAGTTCGCGCAACTGCTCCAGGGTCAGCCGCACCGGGTCCATCACCCCATCATCGGGGATGGGTGGGCTCGGGTGACGCAGGGGCGCCGCCTTGATTCCTTTTGCTCGGACAGCGAGGGTGGTGCCATGAGCGACAACAACCGTGAGGACTACGGCAGCTACAGCGTCGACGACGAGGACCAGTTGCAGGCCTCGGACACGCTGAACGACCGCGGCGTGGACGACCTGCTGGACGAGGGCTACTCGCCGCCGGAGAAGTGGTCCGCGGGCGAAGGCTTCGGTACCACCGCCGAGGAGGCGCTGGAGGGAGAGACGCTGGACCAGCGGCTCGCGCAGGAGGAACCCGAACCGGACCCGTACGCGGAGGACGGCGAGAACGTCGGCGGCCCTGAGGTGGGAGAGGTCCGCTCCGGCCGTCTGGTCGCCCCCGACGAGGGCGCCCACTTCGACGAGGAGAAGGACCTGGTCGCCGAGGACGTCGGCTTCGACGGCGCCGCCGCCAGCGCCGAGGAAGCAGCCGTCCACGTAGTCAACGACGACGAGCCCTTCGAACTGGACGACGAAGACGAAACCGACCTCGAAGACGTCCGAGACGTAGACCTCGGCGACGTCGGCGACCTGGAGGACTGAACCCCACAGGAGGTGGTCCCGCCGCCCCACAGCGGCGGACCACTCGCCTGTGGTCCCGCTGGCCTGCGCCGCAGAACTGCGTGCGGGCCGAATCAGCAACCACTGGGTAGCTGGCGGCTGCCATCGCCTCCCAGCCGCGCGCAGCACGCCGGCGGAGGCGGCCTAGCCGACACCGCGGAAGCGGCATAACCACTCAGCGGCAGCACCAGAACGGCCAGCAGAGCTGCCGTCGCCCTCACCTGCGCGCTGTCCCGGTCGGTCGCGCCGGCCAGTACTGGCGACCTTGAACACCTTGTGGTGACCTCGGACAGGTAATTTCATGTCCGCGGTCACCACGAGGTGTTCAAGGTGCCGACTTCGGGTTGGTGTGGGTTAGGTGAGGCGGGGGGTGGCGGTGATGGTGGCGCCGTTGGAGGGGACGAG
This region includes:
- a CDS encoding FUSC family protein, which encodes MDPVRLTLEQLRELRDDIAPRAARRSAASVHRRIDRWRSRAFFIAQCALAAATAWAIARYALGHKQPFFAPVAAMVCLGFSFGQRLRRVAEVMVGVAVGVGVGDLFVRVFGTGVLQLVFVIALAMSIAVLLGAGTLMATQAGVQAAIVTTLLPTDGAAFNRWLDAVLGGLVALAAATIAPAAAIRRPRQQATSVLNELSAILIETADGLRLDDHDAVTDALRRARESESLLDDLRSAAAEGVAVVRLSPFRRRHRGRVQEIADLVIPLDRAIRNIRVLVRRVAVSVWRDERMPDEYPMLLDRLADGTRLIAESLFEPAADVAAHRVLGELGRRTAVLPTPPGLSAVVVLGQMRSVIVDLLELTGTTYDEARELVPLRPDGLDEK
- a CDS encoding DUF5709 domain-containing protein, whose product is MSDNNREDYGSYSVDDEDQLQASDTLNDRGVDDLLDEGYSPPEKWSAGEGFGTTAEEALEGETLDQRLAQEEPEPDPYAEDGENVGGPEVGEVRSGRLVAPDEGAHFDEEKDLVAEDVGFDGAAASAEEAAVHVVNDDEPFELDDEDETDLEDVRDVDLGDVGDLED